Proteins encoded by one window of Sus scrofa isolate TJ Tabasco breed Duroc chromosome 12, Sscrofa11.1, whole genome shotgun sequence:
- the NKIRAS2 gene encoding NF-kappa-B inhibitor-interacting Ras-like protein 2 encodes MGKSCKVVVCGQASVGKTSILEQLLYGNHVVGSEMIETQEDIYVGSIETDRGVREQVRFYDTRGLRDGAELPRHCFSCTDGYVLVYSTDSRESFQRVELLKKEIDKSKDKKEVTIVVLGNKCDLQEQRRVDPDVAQHWAKSEKVKLWEVSVADRRSLLEPFVYLASKMTQPQSKSAFPLSRKNKGSGSLDG; translated from the exons ATGGGGAAGAGCTGCAAGGTGGTCGTGTGTGGCCAGGCATCTGTGGGCAAAACTTCCATCCTGGAGCAGCTTCTGTATGGAAACCATGTTGTAG GTTCTGAGATGATTGAGACGCAGGAGGACATCTACGTAGGTTCCATCGAGACTGACCGGGGGGTACGGGAGCAGGTGCGTTTCTACGACACCCGGGGACTCCGAGATGGGGCCGAGTTGCCCCGGCACTGCTTCTCCTGCACTGACGGCTATGTCCTGGTCTACAGCACGGACAGCCGAGAGTCCTTTCAGCGCGTGGAGCTGCTCAAGAAGGAGATCGACAAATCCAAGGACAAGAAGGAG GTCACCATCGTGGTCCTCGGCAACAAGTGTGACCTGCAGGAGCAGCGGCGTGTAgacccagacgtggctcagcacTGGGCCAAGTCAGAGAAGGTGAAGCTGTGGGAAGTGTCGGTGGCTGACCGCCGCTCTCTGCTGGAGCCCTTCGTCTACCTGGCCAGCAAGATGACCCAGCCCCAGAGCAAGTCGGCCTTCCCCCTCAGCCGCAAGAACAAGGGCAGCGGCTCCTTGGATGGCTGA